Proteins found in one Rhodospirillales bacterium genomic segment:
- a CDS encoding cytidylate kinase-like family protein, which translates to MAVNAQAVIDAMIRALEEPPQRARSLRKPVITISRTIASRGTDVAHAVADRLDLECYDREILDGIAAEANVSRNLIQALTEKLDAVDTWIYSAVFGKHLTRDQYLKFLTTIIRGLYHTGGVIVGRGGHLVLAGRDVLRVRIVGSIEACASRLAEERGISYTDAKREVQNANKRREKFIWELFHARYDDATTFDIVINTDNFRHLDDIVEIVLAAVRARGFDRHLRDAAMEAGRLP; encoded by the coding sequence ATGGCAGTGAACGCGCAAGCCGTTATCGACGCAATGATCCGCGCCCTGGAGGAGCCGCCGCAACGGGCGCGCAGCCTCCGCAAGCCGGTCATCACCATTTCTCGGACCATCGCATCGCGGGGCACCGACGTGGCGCACGCCGTGGCCGATCGGCTCGATCTGGAGTGCTACGACCGCGAGATCCTGGACGGCATCGCCGCGGAAGCCAACGTCAGCAGGAACTTGATCCAGGCGCTGACCGAGAAGCTGGATGCGGTCGACACCTGGATCTATTCGGCCGTGTTCGGCAAGCATCTGACGCGGGACCAGTATCTCAAGTTCCTGACCACCATCATCCGCGGCCTCTACCACACCGGCGGCGTCATCGTCGGGCGCGGGGGCCACCTGGTCTTGGCCGGTCGTGATGTGCTGAGGGTGCGCATCGTCGGCTCTATCGAGGCCTGTGCGTCACGGCTCGCGGAGGAACGGGGCATCAGCTACACGGACGCGAAGCGCGAGGTGCAGAACGCCAACAAACGCCGCGAGAAGTTCATCTGGGAGCTGTTCCATGCCCGCTACGACGATGCTACGACCTTCGACATCGTCATCAACACCGACAACTTCCGTCATCTCGACGACATCGTCGAGATCGTCCTCGCGGCCGTGCGCGCGCGCGGCTTCGACCGCCACCTGCGCGATGCAGCGATGGAGGCCGGTCGACTGCCCTGA
- a CDS encoding DedA family protein codes for MFDWIIDQVRDGGYVGVALLMFGENLFPPIPSELIMPLSGFSAASGKMNLFLVILAGSVGSLLGALFWYFVGRWIGSENLTRFTVRHGRWLTLTPQDIDTACAWFNIHGGRAVFFGRLIPGVRTLISVPAGIARMRLGGFLIWSALGTVLWSSILAVAGYLLEDQYQKVAGWIGPVSNIVIAVLVLWYLYRVATFRRRVPKT; via the coding sequence ATGTTCGACTGGATCATCGATCAGGTGCGCGACGGCGGCTACGTCGGTGTCGCGTTGCTGATGTTCGGCGAGAACCTGTTCCCTCCGATTCCTTCCGAGTTGATCATGCCGTTGTCGGGGTTCAGCGCGGCATCCGGTAAGATGAACCTGTTCCTGGTCATTCTTGCCGGTTCTGTCGGCTCTTTGCTGGGCGCCCTGTTCTGGTATTTCGTCGGTCGGTGGATCGGCAGCGAGAACTTGACGCGCTTCACGGTACGGCACGGCCGCTGGTTGACGTTGACGCCGCAGGACATCGACACCGCTTGCGCGTGGTTCAACATCCATGGCGGCAGGGCCGTATTCTTCGGCCGCCTCATCCCCGGCGTCCGCACGCTCATCTCGGTGCCCGCGGGTATCGCGCGCATGCGTCTCGGCGGCTTCCTGATATGGTCCGCGTTGGGAACGGTCCTGTGGTCCTCCATCCTGGCGGTAGCCGGCTACCTCCTTGAAGACCAGTATCAGAAGGTCGCCGGTTGGATTGGTCCCGTGTCGAACATCGTCATCGCGGTGCTCGTCCTCTGGTATCTATACCGCGTCGCCACGTTCCGCCGCCGAGTGCCGAAGACGTGA
- a CDS encoding alpha/beta hydrolase gives MLLHEWASNFRVWTPLLKDLEASFTVYRWDARGHGGHAVDGFDATTVARMAEDLRLMLDHFGLERPALVAHSMGALTAWEYIGRHGCVRISRFCIIDQSPRLITDDEWRFGIYYDWPPERDRHFVAELRRDFVETVMKLVAHGRNRNARRRYEDPEDGLWRLRAYLMTVNPEPLISIWESLTLADYRPVLDRIDVPTLLVYGSESNFYGVETGEYVRSRIPDAEFIVYQGADHSPHIADPRRFTADLGRFLSQA, from the coding sequence GTGCTACTGCACGAATGGGCCTCCAACTTCCGGGTATGGACGCCGCTGCTGAAGGACCTTGAAGCGTCGTTCACCGTCTACCGCTGGGATGCCCGCGGCCACGGCGGTCATGCCGTCGATGGCTTTGATGCGACGACCGTGGCGCGCATGGCCGAAGACCTCCGCTTGATGCTGGACCACTTCGGCCTCGAGCGGCCCGCTCTCGTCGCCCACTCGATGGGCGCGCTGACCGCCTGGGAGTATATCGGCCGCCACGGCTGCGTTCGAATTTCCAGGTTTTGCATCATCGACCAGTCGCCGCGGCTCATCACCGACGACGAATGGCGGTTCGGGATCTACTACGACTGGCCGCCGGAGCGCGACCGGCACTTCGTCGCCGAGCTTCGGCGGGATTTCGTGGAGACAGTGATGAAACTGGTCGCCCACGGCCGCAACCGTAACGCGCGCCGCCGCTATGAAGATCCGGAAGACGGGCTATGGCGGCTCCGCGCCTACCTGATGACCGTCAATCCCGAGCCGCTGATCAGCATTTGGGAAAGCCTGACCCTCGCTGATTATCGGCCGGTGCTGGACCGCATCGACGTGCCGACCCTGCTCGTCTACGGCTCCGAAAGCAACTTCTACGGCGTCGAGACCGGGGAGTATGTCAGGAGCCGCATTCCCGACGCCGAATTCATCGTCTACCAGGGCGCAGACCACTCGCCTCACATCGCCGACCCCCGCCGCTTCACTGCCGACCTCGGGCGCTTCCTCTCCCAAGCCTGA
- the asnB gene encoding asparagine synthase (glutamine-hydrolyzing), whose protein sequence is MCGIAGMMTRNGRPPGEEVLKTLSAALAHRGPDGRGRYVSGNVGMVHTRLAIVDLETGDQPLYAATGDADDDDRDGWVALVGNGEIYNDLALRAEMGAALFATGSDCEAPLQLYLRHGDGFADHLRGMYAIAIHDPRHDSDEFPRLVLARDPFGIKPLYLAETAAGLAFASEPQALIAAGLVEPALLPDVRDELLQLQFTTGSRTPFRGIERVLPGETIVVEQGRIVDRRRRLALPTGAPIPIAQKEALDRLQAELRDSVGVHQRSDVPYAMFLSGGVDSSAVLSVMAELNDRPVLALTAWFPGSDAEDERERARAVAKTVGAEHVQVEFDEQDLWTLLPAVAACMDDPALDYATLPTYKLAAAARAAGIKVVLTGEGGDEIFAGYGRYRRALRSRLLGGRPMRARGTFDGLGVLRDGRSWRDGLAATDAAVADPERSPLQHLQAVDCADWLPNDLLNKLDRCLMAHGVEGRVPLLDCTLANFAFRLPDSLKVSGGLGKRLLRQWLDTACPPAEATARKRGFTVPVGTWIARRAAELGPLVAAQPGVAEACRPHAALGLFAKAEAGDRRAGKAAWALLFYALWHHRHILRRSPGADVFETLAS, encoded by the coding sequence ATGTGCGGCATAGCCGGCATGATGACGCGGAACGGACGCCCGCCGGGGGAGGAGGTGCTGAAAACCTTGAGCGCCGCCCTTGCCCACCGTGGCCCCGATGGCCGCGGCCGATACGTATCCGGCAACGTCGGCATGGTGCATACGCGACTCGCCATCGTCGATCTCGAGACAGGCGATCAGCCGCTCTATGCGGCGACCGGGGATGCGGATGACGACGATCGCGACGGCTGGGTCGCCCTGGTCGGCAATGGCGAGATCTACAATGACCTGGCGCTCCGTGCGGAAATGGGCGCGGCCCTGTTCGCGACCGGCTCCGACTGCGAAGCGCCGCTTCAGCTCTATCTCCGCCATGGCGACGGGTTCGCCGACCACCTGCGGGGCATGTACGCCATCGCCATCCATGATCCGCGCCACGACAGCGACGAATTCCCGCGCCTCGTCCTCGCCCGCGATCCGTTCGGCATCAAGCCGCTCTACCTGGCCGAAACCGCCGCCGGCTTGGCATTCGCGTCCGAGCCTCAGGCATTGATTGCTGCCGGTCTCGTCGAACCGGCGCTGCTCCCGGACGTCCGCGACGAACTGCTGCAACTCCAATTCACCACCGGCAGCCGGACACCGTTTCGCGGGATCGAGCGGGTGCTTCCGGGGGAGACGATCGTCGTCGAGCAGGGGCGCATCGTCGACCGGCGCAGACGCCTGGCGCTTCCCACCGGCGCCCCGATTCCCATTGCACAAAAGGAGGCGCTCGACCGCCTGCAGGCGGAACTGCGGGACAGCGTCGGCGTCCACCAGCGGTCTGACGTGCCCTACGCCATGTTCCTCTCGGGCGGCGTCGACTCGTCGGCGGTTCTCTCGGTCATGGCGGAATTGAACGACCGGCCGGTGCTGGCGTTAACGGCCTGGTTCCCGGGCTCGGACGCCGAAGATGAACGCGAGCGCGCTCGTGCAGTCGCCAAGACGGTCGGAGCAGAACACGTGCAGGTGGAATTCGATGAGCAGGACCTTTGGACTCTTCTTCCGGCGGTGGCTGCGTGCATGGACGATCCGGCACTGGACTATGCCACGTTGCCGACCTACAAGCTGGCAGCCGCCGCGCGCGCGGCCGGCATCAAGGTGGTGCTGACCGGCGAGGGCGGCGACGAAATCTTCGCCGGCTACGGCCGCTACCGCCGCGCCCTGCGCTCGCGCTTGCTCGGCGGTCGTCCCATGCGTGCCCGCGGTACGTTCGACGGCCTCGGCGTCCTGCGGGATGGCAGGTCATGGCGGGACGGCCTTGCCGCGACGGATGCGGCGGTGGCCGATCCGGAACGCTCGCCGCTGCAGCACCTGCAGGCGGTGGACTGCGCCGACTGGCTCCCCAACGATCTCCTGAACAAGCTCGATCGCTGCCTGATGGCGCACGGCGTCGAGGGTCGCGTGCCGCTGCTGGACTGCACCCTTGCCAACTTCGCTTTCCGCCTGCCGGACTCGCTGAAGGTGAGCGGCGGGCTCGGCAAGCGGTTGCTGCGGCAGTGGCTCGATACCGCCTGTCCGCCGGCGGAGGCGACGGCGCGCAAGCGCGGCTTCACGGTGCCGGTGGGGACGTGGATCGCGCGGCGCGCTGCGGAGCTGGGACCGCTGGTCGCGGCGCAGCCGGGAGTGGCAGAAGCGTGCCGGCCCCATGCCGCGCTCGGCCTGTTCGCTAAAGCCGAGGCGGGCGACCGGCGCGCCGGCAAGGCGGCTTGGGCGCTGCTGTTCTACGCGTTGTGGCACCACCGCCACATCCTTCGCCGGTCGCCCGGCGCGGACGTGTTCGAGACTCTCGCCTCCTGA
- a CDS encoding glycosyltransferase, translating to MRTIQVMAGAERGGAEAFFQRLVPALARAGLEVRAIVRDAGARAAELESEGVGTVRLPFGGPLDLSTRWRLRREIRAFKPDVVMTWMNRATMLCPSGDFVHVGRLGGYYDLKYYRACDHLVANTEDIVAHLVEQGFDADRVHYLPNFADEAPAPPVARRTLYTPETTPLLLGLGRLHRNKAFDVLIEAMGRLPDAYLWLAGDGPERAFLEALAERTSVKPRVRFLGWRDDVPALLAACDALVCPSRHEPLGNVVLEAWAQRVPVIAAASQGPGMLITDGASGLLVPVDDAIELARAARAVFRDPLLTERLIAGGRAAFEASYTEAKVVARYRRFFEMVAGSRDGPR from the coding sequence ATGCGAACCATCCAGGTCATGGCGGGCGCCGAGCGCGGCGGCGCGGAGGCGTTCTTTCAGCGCCTGGTTCCGGCCCTGGCGAGGGCAGGATTGGAGGTGCGCGCCATCGTCCGCGATGCAGGGGCGCGCGCCGCCGAGCTGGAATCCGAAGGCGTCGGGACGGTGCGCTTGCCGTTCGGCGGCCCGCTGGATCTCAGCACCCGTTGGCGGTTGCGGCGGGAAATCCGCGCCTTCAAGCCGGACGTGGTCATGACCTGGATGAATCGGGCCACCATGCTGTGTCCGTCCGGCGACTTCGTCCACGTCGGCCGTCTGGGTGGCTACTACGATCTCAAGTACTATCGAGCGTGCGACCACCTCGTCGCCAATACGGAAGACATCGTCGCTCATCTGGTCGAGCAGGGCTTCGACGCTGACCGGGTGCACTACCTGCCGAACTTTGCGGACGAAGCGCCGGCGCCGCCGGTCGCACGCCGCACGCTCTACACACCCGAGACGACGCCGTTGCTTCTGGGGCTCGGACGGCTGCACAGGAACAAGGCTTTCGACGTGCTGATCGAGGCTATGGGGCGCCTGCCGGACGCCTACCTGTGGCTTGCCGGAGACGGGCCCGAGCGGGCGTTCCTGGAAGCCTTAGCCGAGCGCACCAGCGTCAAGCCGCGCGTGCGCTTCCTCGGCTGGCGCGACGATGTCCCGGCGCTGTTGGCGGCCTGCGACGCGCTTGTCTGTCCGTCGCGGCACGAGCCGCTTGGCAACGTCGTTCTCGAAGCGTGGGCGCAGCGGGTGCCGGTCATCGCCGCCGCCAGCCAGGGGCCCGGCATGTTGATCACCGACGGTGCGAGCGGATTGCTGGTGCCGGTGGACGATGCCATCGAACTCGCTCGTGCCGCGCGGGCTGTGTTCCGCGACCCTCTTCTCACCGAGCGCCTGATCGCCGGGGGCCGTGCGGCGTTCGAAGCAAGCTACACCGAAGCCAAGGTTGTCGCCCGCTACCGGCGCTTCTTCGAGATGGTCGCGGGTTCAAGGGATGGGCCGCGCTGA
- a CDS encoding glycosyltransferase family 2 protein, producing MSERPLSALVVARNEEQRLAACLASLTFADEIVVVLDRCTDASASIAERQGARIIAGAWPHEGPRRNTAISACRSAWVIEVDADERISPALAAEVRSVVAASPFDWHEIPVDNYIGERLVRWGWGGSFGTAAVPRLFRKSAKSWGDQRVHPRLALRGRQGPRLNNPIEHRVDRNISDMILRLDRYTSARASDLRDSGDVGSLSANVRRLFSRFFKCYVGRKGYREGNWGFLIALCAGLYPLLSYLKATLEGPSLEQPSLEEANVTAADLRKTELRRDEPTTDNGSGRPAAGS from the coding sequence ATGAGCGAGCGGCCGCTCTCGGCGCTGGTGGTCGCCCGCAACGAGGAACAGCGCCTCGCAGCCTGCCTCGCGTCGCTCACCTTTGCGGACGAGATCGTGGTGGTGCTCGATCGCTGCACCGATGCCTCCGCATCCATCGCCGAGCGCCAAGGTGCTCGCATCATTGCGGGCGCATGGCCACACGAGGGACCTCGCCGCAACACCGCAATCAGCGCTTGCCGCAGCGCGTGGGTGATCGAGGTGGACGCGGATGAGCGCATCTCCCCGGCGCTGGCGGCGGAGGTCCGCTCCGTCGTCGCCGCGTCGCCGTTCGATTGGCACGAGATTCCCGTAGATAATTACATCGGTGAGCGTCTGGTGCGCTGGGGTTGGGGAGGCTCTTTCGGAACGGCTGCCGTGCCTCGGCTGTTTCGCAAGTCCGCCAAGTCCTGGGGAGATCAGCGGGTGCACCCGCGCCTTGCGTTACGTGGTCGCCAAGGTCCGCGACTAAACAACCCGATCGAGCATCGCGTCGATCGCAACATTTCCGACATGATCCTGCGTCTCGACCGCTACACGTCGGCTCGCGCCAGCGATCTTCGCGATTCCGGCGACGTCGGATCACTCTCCGCCAATGTCCGGCGACTGTTCTCACGCTTCTTCAAATGTTACGTCGGGCGCAAGGGGTACCGCGAGGGGAACTGGGGTTTCTTGATCGCCCTCTGCGCCGGGTTATATCCGTTGCTCTCCTACCTCAAGGCGACCCTCGAGGGACCGAGTCTTGAGCAGCCGAGCCTTGAGGAGGCCAACGTGACTGCCGCCGATCTGCGAAAGACCGAGTTGCGACGGGACGAGCCGACGACCGACAATGGTAGCGGGCGACCGGCGGCGGGCTCTTGA
- a CDS encoding glycosyltransferase family 9 protein — protein MRILFITYTRIGDAVLSTGLLDHVLRRHPGIGVTVVCGPVAAPLFTAVPGLERIIPLEKRRFSTHWLGMWSACWRRRWDMVIDLRNTPWSYLLAARRRCRMGRPRDDVHRVVSLGRVLGLEARPPAPHIWTTDAELRRAASLIPEGAPVLAVGPTANWAAKTWRAAHFVTLIESLTGPGGILEGARVAIFAHADERDAARPVIDAIPPERRLDFVGRLPLLEVYACLQRAALYVGNDSGLMHLAAAAGIPTLGLFGPSREELYAPWGEHSATVRPPAEYQDLFPAGFDHRNAETLMDGLTPDAVATAAAALWRRLEKAA, from the coding sequence ATGCGAATCCTGTTCATCACCTATACGCGCATCGGCGATGCCGTGTTGTCGACCGGACTTCTGGACCATGTCCTGCGCCGCCACCCCGGCATCGGCGTGACGGTGGTGTGTGGTCCGGTAGCGGCGCCACTGTTCACCGCCGTACCGGGGCTGGAACGCATCATCCCTTTGGAAAAACGCAGGTTCTCCACGCATTGGCTCGGGATGTGGTCTGCGTGCTGGCGGCGCCGGTGGGATATGGTGATCGACCTGCGCAACACGCCGTGGAGCTATCTGCTCGCCGCGCGAAGGCGGTGCCGGATGGGGCGCCCGCGAGACGATGTTCATCGCGTCGTGTCTCTCGGGCGGGTCCTCGGACTCGAGGCGCGGCCGCCGGCACCTCACATCTGGACAACGGATGCCGAGCTTCGGCGCGCAGCCAGCCTGATTCCTGAAGGCGCGCCTGTATTGGCTGTTGGTCCGACCGCGAACTGGGCAGCGAAGACTTGGCGCGCGGCCCACTTCGTCACCCTCATCGAGAGCCTGACCGGGCCCGGCGGCATCCTTGAGGGCGCTCGCGTGGCGATCTTCGCACACGCCGACGAACGGGATGCGGCGCGGCCGGTCATCGACGCGATACCGCCGGAGCGGCGTCTCGACTTTGTCGGCCGCTTGCCGCTCCTGGAGGTCTACGCATGTTTGCAACGCGCCGCTCTCTACGTCGGCAACGATTCCGGGCTGATGCATCTCGCCGCCGCTGCCGGCATCCCGACGCTCGGCCTGTTCGGGCCGAGCCGCGAAGAGCTGTATGCCCCCTGGGGCGAGCATTCGGCGACCGTGCGACCGCCGGCCGAGTACCAGGACCTCTTTCCGGCGGGCTTCGATCATCGCAATGCCGAGACCCTGATGGACGGTCTGACCCCGGATGCCGTGGCGACTGCGGCCGCCGCGCTGTGGCGACGGCTTGAGAAGGCAGCATGA
- a CDS encoding SGNH/GDSL hydrolase family protein: MKKIIFWFVLVGMTALFAEAGAAFVLFHSGSLRSKQVYIIDYSDGSSALVQLGKKVLRRASLLQRGGALHTVSVSSDPSPLYIYDETLGYTIAPGLYRVSLTNLREEPPDLYKFWATVEPNGSRATSHVPHCAERTVWVFGDSVVWGWGNNDEQTFPWLLQARYPHTRFINNAQNGYGTIHALVQLRSLAGRIDADDLIIVGYQSYLNRRNVASPSRLRAIDTARWSVHDAERARHPYGVLEDGRLRIEFVGLSCASNDGWCDQPDPPEDEMVAVSKAIFAEIRALTDATLVVAYMEGEDDDPVIAFLREQNVPVADARPNARVYQVDDFEPFDSHPGPLAQYHYHRKIAQFLEENDYLDRSAAGSAATGLRAAGEPRPPCDVDAGAYR; this comes from the coding sequence ATGAAGAAGATCATATTCTGGTTCGTGTTGGTCGGCATGACGGCGCTGTTCGCGGAGGCGGGCGCGGCGTTCGTGCTTTTTCACTCCGGATCCTTGCGGTCGAAGCAGGTCTATATCATCGACTATTCCGACGGATCGTCGGCGCTGGTGCAACTGGGAAAGAAGGTGCTCCGGAGGGCGAGCCTTCTGCAACGCGGCGGCGCTTTGCACACCGTTTCCGTCTCCAGCGACCCTTCCCCGCTCTACATTTACGACGAGACCCTCGGCTACACGATCGCGCCCGGGCTGTACCGGGTCTCCCTCACTAATCTGCGGGAGGAGCCGCCTGATCTTTACAAGTTCTGGGCCACGGTCGAGCCAAACGGGTCGAGAGCGACATCCCACGTCCCCCATTGCGCCGAGCGCACGGTATGGGTTTTTGGCGACTCGGTCGTATGGGGGTGGGGAAACAACGACGAGCAGACCTTCCCCTGGCTGTTGCAGGCTCGTTATCCGCACACCCGCTTTATCAATAACGCGCAGAACGGCTACGGCACGATCCACGCCCTGGTGCAACTGCGCTCGCTCGCCGGGCGGATCGACGCCGACGACCTCATCATCGTCGGCTATCAGAGCTACTTGAACAGGCGCAACGTGGCGTCGCCGAGCCGGCTGCGGGCAATCGATACTGCGCGATGGTCTGTGCACGACGCCGAGCGGGCCCGGCACCCTTACGGCGTGCTTGAGGACGGCCGGTTGCGCATCGAGTTCGTGGGCTTGAGTTGCGCGAGCAACGACGGCTGGTGCGACCAGCCCGATCCTCCGGAAGACGAGATGGTTGCGGTCAGCAAGGCAATATTCGCCGAGATCCGGGCGCTCACCGACGCGACCCTGGTCGTCGCCTACATGGAAGGCGAAGACGACGATCCGGTGATCGCCTTCCTTCGTGAACAGAATGTTCCGGTTGCCGACGCCCGGCCCAACGCAAGGGTCTACCAGGTCGACGACTTCGAGCCGTTCGACTCCCATCCCGGCCCGCTCGCCCAGTACCACTACCACCGCAAGATCGCGCAGTTTCTGGAAGAGAACGACTATCTGGATCGCTCCGCCGCCGGCTCCGCAGCCACCGGTCTGCGGGCTGCCGGCGAACCGAGGCCCCCTTGCGATGTGGACGCTGGGGCATACCGTTGA